In the genome of Microbacterium saperdae, one region contains:
- a CDS encoding amidohydrolase: MTEVADLIVTGAVIRTADRTNPVVEAFAVRDGRILALGSAADIERFRGRRTRTLEVGDAAVYPGFVDVHNHHALAGRTDLFELSLPQALTLDEILDRVRDKAASLPQDAWIVGGAVPTTLLPTLANTASRLRLDEAAGGRPVVLVEDSRHNRWANTRALELAGITVDSIPSSGVTMLDPDDGTPTGVLLEAAGIPVQEAYDRSGGLTPAQHAAASRRGVELLNSFGITTFQDAGVSVEILQALADLDRADELHAWVVSSLLINDEIFGFDPIGEPLIARGEEFRTAHHRPDFVKIFLDGVPPARTASFLEPYPEDAAHGAHFHGETTMTFDELAGWLRAVAARGLGAKVHCTGDGSARLVLDVAEALRAEGITTPIQIAHGQFLADSDIPRLRALDVSADISPFIWYPGVIPQALADVLGERAEHSQPNRALIDAGALVAGGSDWPVSESPNTLEGLQGLVTRADPLGRAPGVLWPAQAITAEEALEVFTINAATAMGLAAETGSLAVGKSADFVVLARDAIAGPPDEIVHTEVLSTWFAGREVYSR; encoded by the coding sequence ATGACGGAGGTCGCCGACCTCATCGTCACCGGTGCCGTGATCCGCACCGCGGATCGGACGAACCCGGTCGTCGAGGCGTTCGCTGTGCGCGACGGGAGGATCCTCGCCCTCGGCTCTGCTGCCGACATCGAGCGGTTCCGCGGACGACGCACCAGGACGCTCGAGGTCGGCGACGCCGCCGTGTACCCCGGCTTCGTCGACGTGCACAACCATCATGCGCTGGCGGGACGCACCGATCTGTTCGAGCTCTCACTGCCACAGGCACTGACGCTCGACGAGATCCTCGACCGCGTGCGCGACAAGGCGGCCTCGTTGCCGCAGGACGCCTGGATCGTGGGCGGGGCCGTGCCGACCACGCTGCTGCCGACCCTCGCGAACACGGCCTCGCGTCTGCGGTTGGACGAGGCCGCGGGAGGGCGCCCCGTCGTGCTGGTCGAGGACTCGCGCCACAACCGCTGGGCGAACACCCGGGCACTGGAGCTGGCGGGCATCACGGTCGACAGCATCCCGTCGTCCGGTGTGACGATGCTCGACCCCGACGACGGCACCCCGACCGGCGTGCTGCTCGAGGCGGCAGGCATCCCGGTGCAGGAGGCCTACGACCGCAGCGGCGGACTCACGCCGGCGCAACACGCGGCGGCCTCCCGCCGCGGTGTGGAGCTGCTGAACTCCTTCGGCATCACCACGTTCCAGGACGCCGGAGTGTCGGTCGAGATCCTGCAGGCGCTGGCCGACCTGGATCGCGCCGACGAGCTCCATGCCTGGGTCGTCTCATCGCTCCTGATCAACGACGAGATCTTCGGCTTCGACCCGATCGGCGAACCGCTGATCGCGCGCGGCGAGGAGTTCCGTACCGCGCACCACCGCCCGGACTTCGTGAAGATCTTCCTCGATGGGGTGCCGCCGGCGCGCACCGCCTCGTTCCTCGAACCGTATCCGGAGGATGCCGCGCATGGCGCGCACTTCCACGGCGAGACGACCATGACCTTCGACGAACTCGCCGGCTGGCTCCGTGCGGTCGCCGCCCGCGGCCTCGGCGCCAAGGTGCACTGCACGGGAGATGGGTCGGCTCGACTCGTGCTCGACGTCGCCGAGGCGCTGCGGGCCGAGGGCATCACCACGCCGATCCAGATCGCACACGGACAGTTCCTCGCCGACTCCGACATCCCCCGGCTGCGCGCGCTCGACGTCTCCGCCGATATCTCCCCGTTCATCTGGTATCCCGGGGTCATCCCGCAGGCGCTCGCGGATGTGCTGGGCGAACGAGCGGAGCACTCGCAGCCGAACCGCGCACTGATCGACGCGGGCGCGCTCGTCGCGGGAGGCTCGGACTGGCCGGTGAGCGAGTCGCCGAACACCCTCGAAGGTCTGCAGGGGCTGGTGACCCGTGCGGATCCGCTCGGTCGCGCACCGGGGGTGCTGTGGCCAGCGCAGGCGATCACGGCCGAGGAGGCACTGGAGGTCTTCACGATCAACGCGGCGACCGCCATGGGCCTGGCCGCCGAGACCGGTTCGCTGGCCGTGGGCAAATCCGCGGATTTCGTGGTGCTCGCGCGCGACGCGATCGCCGGCCCTCCTGACGAGATCGTGCACACCGAGGTGCTGTCGACGTGGTTCGCCGGCCGTGAGGTCTACTCGCGCTGA
- a CDS encoding GMC family oxidoreductase yields MGSVIIVGAGTSGAIVARRLVDAGVEVTLIEAGGYDTNPAIHDPARAGELWHSADDWDFFTVPQEHAAGRRLHLPRGKVTGGSHALNAMIWVRGAASDYDGWERGGADGWGWSAVEPVFTAIESDLLPVTDDYPLSPIQASIIDAAVQEGLPHNPNYNGGTLDGISQEQVTMRDGRRANTWTTYAQPVADRLTVITGREVHSVIIEDGRAVGVRLGEGAAAEELRADEVILSAGAIGTPVILLRSGIGPAAELEALGIPVVQDLPGVGKNLHDHLLSPVIFTTERPVGPPQPGVSVTQTHLFWRSRDDLAEPDTQPILFSVPMWGELEPQGDDGFSLMAGLVTPHSRGALTLSGPGLADPPLIDLAALADDRDVASLAASVRQCRRIGARPALAEEWGAVEVYPGPDVADADVEDWVRRTAITYHHQVGTCRMGTGTESVVDPQLRVHGIPGLRVIDASVIPTVPTGNTNAPAAMIGERGATFVLEG; encoded by the coding sequence GTGGGCTCCGTCATCATCGTCGGCGCGGGCACCTCGGGCGCGATCGTCGCGCGGCGTCTGGTGGATGCCGGCGTCGAGGTCACGCTCATCGAAGCCGGAGGCTACGACACCAACCCGGCCATCCACGACCCCGCGCGCGCCGGAGAGCTCTGGCACTCCGCCGATGACTGGGACTTCTTCACGGTGCCGCAGGAGCATGCGGCCGGACGACGGCTGCACCTGCCGCGCGGCAAGGTCACGGGCGGATCCCACGCGCTGAACGCCATGATCTGGGTGCGTGGTGCCGCCTCCGACTACGACGGATGGGAACGCGGCGGGGCGGACGGATGGGGCTGGTCCGCGGTCGAGCCGGTGTTCACCGCGATCGAGAGCGACCTGCTGCCGGTGACCGACGACTACCCGCTGTCGCCGATCCAGGCGTCCATCATCGACGCTGCGGTGCAGGAGGGTCTGCCGCACAACCCGAACTACAACGGCGGCACGCTCGACGGCATCTCGCAGGAACAGGTGACGATGCGCGACGGCCGCCGGGCGAACACCTGGACGACGTACGCGCAGCCCGTCGCCGACAGGTTGACCGTGATCACCGGCCGCGAAGTGCACTCGGTGATCATCGAAGACGGTCGCGCGGTCGGAGTGCGACTGGGGGAGGGCGCGGCGGCAGAAGAGCTGCGCGCCGATGAGGTCATCCTCTCGGCAGGCGCCATCGGCACCCCCGTGATCCTGTTGCGTTCCGGCATCGGCCCCGCGGCGGAGCTCGAGGCGCTGGGCATCCCTGTCGTGCAGGACCTGCCCGGCGTGGGGAAGAATCTCCACGATCACCTCCTGTCGCCCGTGATCTTCACGACGGAGCGGCCGGTCGGACCGCCGCAGCCCGGCGTCTCGGTCACTCAGACGCACCTGTTCTGGCGCAGTCGCGACGACCTCGCCGAGCCCGACACGCAGCCGATCCTGTTCTCGGTGCCGATGTGGGGCGAGCTCGAGCCGCAGGGTGATGACGGCTTCTCGTTGATGGCGGGGCTCGTCACTCCGCACAGCCGCGGTGCCCTCACGCTGTCCGGTCCCGGGCTCGCCGACCCGCCGCTCATCGACCTCGCCGCGCTCGCCGACGACCGCGATGTGGCGTCACTCGCCGCATCCGTGCGCCAGTGCCGGCGGATCGGCGCCCGCCCGGCGTTGGCGGAGGAGTGGGGCGCGGTCGAGGTGTACCCGGGTCCTGATGTCGCAGATGCGGATGTCGAGGACTGGGTGCGGCGCACGGCCATCACCTACCACCACCAGGTCGGCACCTGCCGGATGGGGACCGGCACGGAGTCCGTGGTCGACCCGCAGCTGCGGGTGCATGGCATCCCAGGGCTGCGCGTGATCGACGCCTCCGTCATCCCCACGGTTCCCACCGGCAACACGAACGCCCCCGCCGCGATGATCGGCGAACGCGGCGCGACGTTCGTGTTGGAAGGCTGA
- a CDS encoding aldehyde dehydrogenase family protein — MSESAASAAAALLDRIQAPQGAGRDIPDAATREVIGRAPVHSVAELDDAIARAKAAQPAWEALGHEKRIEVLLAVADAIDANAEGLAYLLSREQGKPLNGPNARFELGACSAWLRTNAATVLESQVLVDDENLHAELVYKAAGVVGAIGPWNWPLMITIWQIGPSLRMGNTVVAKPSEYTPLSVLAMLAVMNEHLPADVLIGVSGDREVGARLASHPDIDKIMFTGSTATGRRIIESSAGNLARLTLELGGNDAGIVLPDTDVAGIAQDLFWGAFINTGQTCAALKRLYVHDSVYDEVVDALAEIAASVPIGNGLDEDNVLGPLQNRAQFDIVSRLVDDAKSRGARIATGGEAAPELGELFYRPTIVADIENDAALVQEEQFGPALPVIRYSDVDEAFALANAVDVGLGASVWSSDPEAARAAASRMQSGTVWINSHGGLHPMVPFGGVKSSGYGLEFGVEGLKSVAVTQVVSGPGRKA, encoded by the coding sequence ATGTCCGAATCCGCCGCCTCCGCAGCTGCTGCGCTGCTCGACCGCATCCAGGCGCCGCAGGGCGCAGGGCGCGATATCCCGGATGCGGCGACGCGAGAGGTCATCGGTCGCGCGCCGGTCCACTCGGTCGCCGAGCTCGACGATGCCATCGCGCGCGCGAAGGCGGCGCAGCCCGCGTGGGAGGCCCTCGGCCACGAGAAGCGGATCGAGGTGCTGCTCGCCGTCGCCGACGCGATCGACGCGAACGCCGAAGGACTCGCCTATCTGCTCTCACGGGAGCAGGGCAAGCCGCTCAACGGCCCCAACGCGCGGTTCGAACTCGGCGCCTGCTCCGCCTGGCTGCGCACCAACGCCGCGACCGTGCTGGAATCGCAGGTGCTCGTCGACGACGAGAACCTGCACGCCGAGCTCGTCTACAAGGCCGCCGGAGTCGTCGGCGCGATCGGGCCGTGGAACTGGCCGCTCATGATCACCATCTGGCAGATCGGGCCGTCGCTGCGCATGGGCAACACGGTCGTCGCGAAGCCCAGCGAGTACACCCCGCTCAGCGTGCTGGCGATGCTCGCGGTGATGAACGAGCACCTGCCTGCCGACGTCCTGATCGGCGTCTCGGGTGACCGCGAAGTCGGAGCGCGGCTGGCATCGCATCCCGACATCGACAAGATCATGTTCACCGGATCGACGGCCACCGGTCGCCGCATCATCGAGAGCTCCGCAGGCAACCTCGCCCGCCTCACGCTGGAGCTGGGCGGCAACGATGCCGGCATCGTGCTTCCGGACACCGATGTCGCCGGCATCGCGCAGGACCTGTTCTGGGGAGCCTTCATCAACACCGGCCAGACCTGCGCCGCCCTCAAGCGCCTCTACGTGCACGACTCCGTGTACGACGAGGTCGTCGATGCGCTCGCGGAGATCGCGGCATCCGTACCGATCGGCAACGGGCTCGACGAGGACAACGTGCTCGGACCGCTGCAGAACCGCGCGCAGTTCGACATCGTCAGCCGTCTGGTGGACGACGCCAAGAGCCGAGGTGCGCGCATCGCGACCGGTGGCGAGGCCGCCCCCGAGCTCGGCGAGCTGTTCTACCGCCCCACGATCGTCGCCGACATCGAGAACGATGCCGCCCTGGTGCAGGAGGAGCAGTTCGGACCCGCTCTCCCCGTGATCCGCTACAGCGACGTCGACGAGGCTTTCGCGCTCGCGAACGCAGTCGACGTGGGCCTCGGCGCCTCCGTCTGGTCGAGCGACCCCGAAGCGGCACGGGCGGCGGCATCGCGGATGCAGTCGGGCACGGTATGGATCAACTCGCACGGCGGGCTGCACCCGATGGTGCCGTTCGGCGGTGTCAAGAGCTCGGGTTACGGACTGGAGTTCGGCGTCGAGGGGCTCAAGTCCGTGGCCGTCACCCAGGTCGTGTCCGGCCCCGGTCGGAAGGCCTGA
- a CDS encoding HNH endonuclease signature motif containing protein, whose product MNHPVDVLDQVVSDLDGLLRAGSVVGVSDAEKLDVLRAAGEVVRRAEALVVETVAAVPARPAGSGDPAFCGQFGCRSVSELLQRVLRTDAAGAGRVIKAARLVRREVDISSGGWLPALWPRLREALVDGTVGITGLLAATGPIEQARGRVGAADRVRADAELAGYARGFAVAGSDAKVEVEVDAGDPGVGPAATPEDLRILAQRIVMFLDPDGAEPAEEIAMRGRGVILGRVKNGLIPIHGDLLPETAGQLQRIWDAYLNPKVDGPPVLGVRFVLSEEGDAHGSPDAHASQGVQGVQGVQGVQAVQDRQGRDGGVLPSGDPGGQVDPRSRAQKQHDAFAAMLGIAARHEEMPKLGGAAPTLIVSVAAQDYATGRGWAHIDGIDTPTTIAAARHTACGGTIQRVLFDPEGRIIGIGNTDRIFTTHQRRAITLRDTECLIPGCHVPAAWCEIHHVQEHSRGGPTHTDNGVTLCWHHHRTLETSGWEIRMDNGTPTVRGPAWWDPTRRWRTPRPGVPRTRRIRSGTALRR is encoded by the coding sequence ATGAACCACCCCGTGGATGTGCTCGATCAGGTCGTGAGCGACCTCGACGGGCTGCTGCGTGCGGGGTCGGTGGTGGGGGTGTCGGATGCGGAGAAACTGGACGTGTTGCGCGCGGCGGGTGAGGTGGTGCGGCGGGCGGAGGCGTTGGTCGTGGAGACGGTGGCTGCGGTGCCGGCACGGCCGGCGGGGTCGGGGGATCCCGCGTTCTGTGGACAGTTCGGGTGCCGCAGCGTGAGCGAGCTGTTGCAACGGGTGCTGCGCACGGATGCGGCGGGTGCGGGGCGGGTGATCAAGGCCGCACGGCTGGTGCGCCGAGAGGTGGACATCAGTTCCGGGGGCTGGTTGCCGGCGTTGTGGCCGCGGTTGCGGGAGGCGCTCGTGGACGGGACGGTGGGGATCACCGGGCTGTTGGCGGCGACCGGGCCGATCGAGCAGGCGCGAGGACGCGTCGGAGCGGCGGACCGGGTACGGGCGGATGCGGAACTCGCCGGGTATGCGCGCGGGTTCGCGGTCGCCGGGTCGGATGCCAAGGTCGAGGTCGAGGTCGATGCTGGTGACCCGGGCGTCGGGCCGGCGGCGACGCCGGAAGACTTGCGGATCCTCGCGCAACGGATCGTGATGTTCCTCGACCCCGACGGCGCCGAGCCCGCGGAGGAGATCGCGATGCGCGGCCGCGGGGTGATCCTCGGGCGGGTGAAGAACGGGTTGATCCCGATCCATGGGGACTTGTTGCCGGAGACGGCGGGGCAGTTGCAGCGGATCTGGGATGCGTATCTGAACCCGAAGGTGGACGGGCCCCCGGTACTGGGGGTGCGGTTCGTGCTGTCCGAAGAGGGTGATGCCCACGGTTCCCCGGACGCGCACGCTTCCCAGGGTGTCCAGGGTGTCCAGGGTGTCCAGGGCGTGCAGGCTGTGCAGGATCGGCAGGGTCGGGATGGTGGTGTGTTGCCGTCGGGGGATCCGGGTGGGCAGGTTGACCCGCGGTCGCGTGCGCAGAAGCAGCATGATGCGTTCGCGGCGATGCTCGGGATCGCGGCCCGGCATGAGGAGATGCCGAAACTGGGTGGGGCGGCGCCGACGCTGATCGTGTCCGTCGCGGCGCAGGACTATGCGACCGGGCGCGGGTGGGCGCACATCGACGGGATCGACACTCCCACCACGATCGCCGCCGCCCGCCACACCGCCTGCGGCGGGACGATCCAACGGGTGCTGTTCGACCCCGAAGGCCGCATCATCGGCATCGGGAACACCGACCGCATCTTCACCACCCACCAACGCCGTGCGATCACCCTCCGCGACACGGAGTGCCTGATCCCGGGATGTCACGTCCCCGCAGCCTGGTGCGAGATCCACCACGTGCAGGAACACTCCCGCGGCGGGCCGACGCATACCGACAACGGCGTCACCCTGTGCTGGCACCACCACCGCACCCTGGAAACCTCGGGGTGGGAGATCCGCATGGACAACGGCACGCCCACCGTCCGCGGACCCGCGTGGTGGGACCCCACACGACGATGGCGCACACCACGACCCGGGGTGCCCCGCACGCGAAGGATCCGGTCGGGCACGGCGCTTCGACGGTAG
- a CDS encoding Lrp/AsnC family transcriptional regulator, translated as MAVLDEVDHAILEELRRDARASMTAIADAVHISRAGAHARIKRLTDAGVITGYTVRTDPVLLGHHASAYVTLAIEQATWQDVSARLRAIPEIEHMALVGGDYDVILLVRASDARDLRRIVLEDIQAIPSIRSTRTILIFEDFTRV; from the coding sequence ATGGCGGTGCTGGATGAGGTCGACCACGCGATCCTCGAGGAGCTGCGTCGTGACGCGCGCGCCTCGATGACGGCGATCGCGGATGCCGTGCACATCTCCCGTGCCGGCGCGCACGCGCGCATCAAGCGACTCACGGATGCCGGGGTGATCACGGGATACACGGTGCGCACGGACCCGGTGCTGCTCGGGCATCACGCGAGTGCCTATGTGACCCTCGCGATCGAGCAGGCGACCTGGCAGGACGTGAGTGCCCGGCTGCGCGCGATCCCCGAGATCGAGCACATGGCGCTGGTGGGCGGCGATTACGACGTGATCCTGCTGGTGCGTGCGAGCGACGCTCGCGACCTTCGCCGCATCGTGCTGGAGGACATCCAGGCGATCCCCTCGATCCGCTCGACCCGCACGATCCTGATCTTCGAGGACTTCACCCGGGTGTGA
- the pdhA gene encoding pyruvate dehydrogenase (acetyl-transferring) E1 component subunit alpha, protein MLHTELLPRDTAVRLIDENGTAVTDEHYALPDADTLVRAYRGLIEGRRINDQAGALVRQGRLAVYPSSHGQEACQVGASMAIGDTDWLFPTYRDSVAVIARGVDPADALVLLKGDWHSGYDVRAHRVAPQTTPLATQLLHAVGFAQAAKHRGEDTVVLALCGDGATSEGDFHEALNFAAVFHVPVVFFVQNNEFAISVPLSRQTAAPSLAHKAIGYGMPGQRVDGNDVAAVLAVLGEAVERARTGGGPSLVEAHTYRMQAHTNADDDTRYREREEVQAWGARDPLVRLRTYLAGIGALDDAAEAQFAAGAETIATAMRAALNTDTDLDPEDLFRFVTETRSPQLEEQWALLRGEIERGRPENAENAATPTGGHR, encoded by the coding sequence ATGCTGCACACGGAACTGCTCCCGCGAGACACCGCGGTCCGTCTGATCGACGAGAACGGCACCGCCGTTACGGATGAGCACTACGCCCTGCCCGACGCCGACACCCTCGTGCGCGCCTATCGCGGACTGATCGAGGGCCGCCGCATCAACGATCAAGCCGGCGCTCTCGTGCGCCAGGGCCGACTCGCGGTCTACCCCTCCTCGCACGGCCAGGAGGCCTGCCAGGTGGGAGCGTCGATGGCGATCGGCGACACGGACTGGCTGTTCCCGACCTACCGCGATTCGGTCGCCGTGATCGCCCGCGGCGTCGACCCCGCTGACGCCCTGGTGCTCCTCAAGGGAGACTGGCACTCCGGCTACGACGTCCGCGCGCACCGCGTCGCTCCGCAGACCACGCCGCTCGCGACCCAGCTGCTGCACGCCGTCGGGTTCGCGCAGGCCGCGAAGCATCGCGGCGAGGACACGGTCGTGCTCGCGCTCTGCGGCGACGGCGCGACAAGCGAGGGCGACTTCCACGAGGCCCTGAACTTCGCGGCGGTGTTCCACGTGCCGGTCGTCTTCTTCGTGCAGAACAACGAGTTCGCGATCTCGGTCCCGCTCTCCCGGCAGACCGCCGCGCCGTCACTGGCGCACAAGGCCATCGGCTACGGGATGCCGGGGCAACGAGTCGACGGCAATGACGTCGCCGCCGTGCTGGCGGTGCTGGGGGAAGCGGTCGAACGCGCCCGCACCGGCGGAGGGCCCTCGCTCGTCGAGGCGCACACCTACCGGATGCAGGCGCACACGAATGCCGATGACGACACCCGCTACCGCGAGCGTGAAGAAGTTCAGGCCTGGGGGGCACGGGATCCGCTGGTGCGTCTGCGCACCTACCTCGCCGGCATCGGCGCACTCGACGACGCCGCCGAAGCGCAGTTCGCCGCAGGCGCCGAGACGATCGCCACTGCGATGCGCGCCGCCCTGAACACCGATACCGACCTCGACCCCGAGGACCTGTTCCGCTTCGTCACCGAGACGCGATCCCCGCAGCTCGAGGAGCAATGGGCGCTGCTGCGCGGAGAGATCGAGCGCGGGCGACCCGAGAACGCCGAGAACGCCGCGACCCCGACCGGAGGCCACCGATGA